One genomic segment of Fusobacterium mortiferum ATCC 9817 includes these proteins:
- a CDS encoding ATP-binding protein yields the protein MKPNEVKITVPSSLENLSLIRAMVKIYLELHQVSQRDVFQLLSVVDELSTNVVEHGYEYKPGDIILEIQKSNDIIRLVVEDNGVGFDEEKLSKEEGGMGLFIARAIADDFKIEKKLNGTLFRVEKKVKEAE from the coding sequence ATGAAGCCAAATGAGGTAAAAATTACTGTACCTTCTTCTTTAGAAAATTTATCTTTAATAAGAGCCATGGTAAAAATATACTTAGAGTTACATCAAGTAAGTCAAAGGGATGTATTTCAACTTTTATCAGTGGTAGATGAACTTTCAACAAATGTAGTTGAACATGGTTATGAATATAAACCTGGAGATATCATTTTAGAAATTCAGAAATCGAATGATATTATTCGACTAGTAGTAGAGGATAATGGAGTTGGATTTGATGAAGAGAAATTGAGTAAAGAAGAGGGTGGAATGGGTCTTTTTATAGCAAGAGCCATTGCGGATGATTTTAAAATTGAAAAAAAACTAAATGGAACACTATTTAGAGTAGAGAAAAAAGTTAAGGAGGCAGAGTAA
- a CDS encoding STAS domain-containing protein produces MVNNFEILEKNLGEIKELKVVGELDALVAPKLKERITKLVEGDSTKFIIDFEEVTHINSLAMGILRGKLKVVKEMGGDIKLIKLNEHIKTIFEMIGLDEIFEIYETEDEAVANFK; encoded by the coding sequence ATGGTAAACAATTTCGAAATACTTGAAAAAAACTTAGGGGAGATTAAAGAATTAAAAGTTGTAGGGGAATTAGATGCATTAGTAGCACCAAAATTAAAAGAAAGAATTACAAAATTAGTAGAGGGAGATTCTACAAAATTTATAATTGACTTTGAAGAAGTTACTCACATTAATAGCTTAGCTATGGGAATTTTAAGAGGAAAATTGAAAGTAGTAAAAGAAATGGGTGGAGATATAAAATTAATAAAATTAAATGAACATATTAAAACTATTTTTGAAATGATAGGATTAGATGAAATATTCGAAATATATGAAACAGAAGATGAGGCAGTAGCTAATTTTAAATAA
- the rny gene encoding ribonuclease Y: MSTVLGIGLIIIGLGIVFAILYKKSVIDKKINELNDLEDEVTKSKIKAKEIIENAEKDAQAKGKEIELKAKEHAYSIKEEAEKEIKNAKNELLQKEARLTKKEETLDNKIEKLELKSQELEKTTEELEAKKEEIEAIKLKQEDELERISGLSKTEAKEILIAKLRDDLTHETAVAIREFENKLEDEKDRISRRILSTAIGKASAEYVVDATVSVVNLPNDEMKGRIIGREGRNIRAIEALTGVDIIIDDTPEAVVLSSFDGVKREIARLAIEKLITDGRIHPGKIEEVVNKARKEIEKEIVDAGEGALIELGIPGMHPEIIRTLGRLKYRTSYGQNVLTHSIEVAKLAANLAAEIGADTELAKRAGLLHDVGKVLESDIEASHALIGGEFLKKFGEKQDVLNAVMAHHNEVEFETVEAIIVQAADAVSASRPGARRETLTAYLKRLESLEEIANSFSGVESSFAIQAGRELRIIVNPEAMSDDEATKMARDVAKKIEESMQYPGQIKVTIVRETRAVDYAK, encoded by the coding sequence ATGAGCACAGTATTAGGTATAGGTTTGATAATAATCGGACTGGGAATAGTATTTGCTATACTATATAAAAAGTCTGTTATAGATAAAAAAATAAATGAACTTAACGATTTAGAAGATGAAGTAACTAAATCAAAAATAAAAGCAAAAGAAATAATAGAAAATGCAGAAAAAGATGCACAAGCTAAAGGAAAAGAGATAGAATTAAAAGCAAAAGAACATGCATATTCTATCAAAGAAGAAGCAGAAAAAGAGATAAAAAATGCTAAAAACGAACTTTTACAAAAGGAAGCTAGACTTACAAAAAAAGAAGAGACTCTTGATAATAAAATAGAAAAGTTAGAGTTAAAAAGTCAAGAGTTGGAAAAAACAACAGAAGAGTTAGAAGCTAAAAAAGAAGAGATAGAAGCTATAAAATTAAAGCAAGAAGATGAACTTGAAAGAATTTCAGGATTATCTAAAACAGAAGCTAAAGAGATTCTAATAGCTAAATTAAGAGATGATCTAACACATGAAACTGCTGTTGCAATTAGAGAGTTTGAAAATAAATTAGAAGATGAAAAAGATAGAATTTCAAGAAGAATATTATCAACAGCAATAGGAAAGGCATCAGCTGAATATGTAGTAGATGCTACTGTATCTGTTGTAAATCTACCAAATGATGAGATGAAAGGTAGAATAATAGGAAGAGAAGGAAGAAATATTAGAGCTATTGAGGCACTTACAGGAGTAGATATAATAATAGATGATACTCCAGAAGCAGTAGTACTTTCAAGTTTTGATGGAGTAAAGAGAGAGATAGCTAGACTTGCTATTGAAAAATTAATTACTGATGGAAGAATTCATCCAGGTAAGATAGAAGAAGTTGTAAATAAAGCTAGAAAAGAGATAGAAAAAGAGATAGTAGATGCTGGAGAAGGAGCTTTAATAGAATTAGGAATTCCAGGAATGCATCCAGAGATCATTAGAACATTAGGAAGATTAAAATATAGAACAAGTTATGGACAAAATGTTTTAACTCACTCAATAGAAGTAGCTAAATTAGCTGCTAATTTAGCAGCTGAAATAGGTGCGGATACTGAGCTTGCTAAGAGAGCAGGTCTTTTACATGATGTTGGAAAGGTGTTGGAAAGTGATATAGAAGCTTCACATGCTCTCATAGGAGGAGAATTTTTAAAGAAATTTGGAGAAAAACAAGATGTTTTAAATGCTGTAATGGCGCATCATAATGAAGTAGAATTTGAAACAGTTGAAGCTATAATTGTTCAAGCAGCAGATGCTGTATCAGCTTCAAGACCAGGGGCAAGAAGAGAAACATTAACAGCTTACTTAAAGAGATTAGAAAGTCTTGAAGAGATAGCAAATTCATTCTCTGGAGTAGAATCTTCATTTGCAATTCAAGCAGGAAGAGAACTTAGAATAATAGTAAATCCAGAAGCTATGTCAGATGATGAAGCTACTAAGATGGCAAGAGATGTTGCTAAGAAAATAGAGGAATCTATGCAATATCCAGGACAAATTAAAGTTACAATAGTTAGAGAAACAAGAGCTGTAGATTATGCTAAATAA
- a CDS encoding acyltransferase family protein, which translates to MYLNFLNYFRGFAIFLIVMGHSFYITNFFNLSNPIGNPFFRKLFFTMTTGGTSLFVFISGFLFHHIFYSRGFNFKKFMKNKFKNVFLPYLIIITPIIMIRFPETLTEKSINLSDIIRLILMYLSGALLDSTWYIPFAFVLFISSPIFIRYIEAKKGKIAVIIIGLLIGMIIHRPAHNLHINVIQALLYFSPAYCLGIYTSQNKEKLLPYLKNIILLYFYFG; encoded by the coding sequence ATGTACTTAAATTTTTTAAATTATTTTAGGGGATTTGCAATTTTTTTAATTGTTATGGGGCACTCTTTCTATATTACTAATTTTTTTAATCTTAGTAATCCCATCGGTAATCCATTTTTCAGAAAACTTTTTTTTACTATGACTACTGGAGGAACATCACTTTTTGTCTTTATATCTGGTTTTTTATTTCATCATATTTTTTATTCTAGAGGGTTCAACTTTAAAAAATTTATGAAAAATAAATTTAAAAATGTTTTTCTCCCATACTTAATTATAATTACTCCTATTATAATGATTAGATTTCCGGAAACCCTTACAGAAAAATCTATAAATTTATCTGATATAATTAGATTAATACTTATGTATCTTTCTGGAGCCCTTCTTGATTCTACTTGGTATATCCCCTTTGCCTTTGTGCTTTTTATATCTTCTCCAATATTTATAAGATATATTGAAGCTAAAAAAGGAAAGATAGCTGTCATTATAATTGGACTTCTTATAGGAATGATAATACACAGACCTGCACATAATTTACATATCAATGTTATTCAGGCATTACTTTATTTTTCTCCAGCTTATTGTCTTGGAATATATACATCACAAAATAAAGAAAAACTTTTACCTTATTTAAAAAACATAATTCTTTTATATTTTTACTTTGGGTAG
- a CDS encoding TIGR00282 family metallophosphoesterase, whose translation MRILVVGDIVGSPGRETLKTFLEKKGKEYDFIIVNGENAAAGFGLTAKLADQLQEWGCDVITSGNHIWDKKELYEYLDRSDRVLRPANYPDENTPGKGYTIVKDRKGNKIGVVSIQGRVFMVPIDCPFKKAKEIIKEIRKETKFIIVDFHAEATSEKIAMGWHLDGYASVVFGTHTHIQTADERILPEGTGYITDVGMTGSENGVIGMKVQSVLPKFLNSLPQRFEIAEGNERLCGLDIELDEETGECKKIERISKTLMEISYL comes from the coding sequence ATGAGAATTTTAGTGGTAGGAGATATAGTTGGAAGCCCAGGAAGAGAGACTTTAAAAACTTTTTTAGAGAAAAAAGGAAAAGAGTATGACTTTATAATTGTAAATGGAGAAAATGCTGCTGCTGGATTTGGACTTACAGCAAAATTAGCTGACCAATTACAAGAGTGGGGTTGTGATGTAATAACTAGTGGAAATCATATTTGGGATAAAAAAGAGCTATATGAATACTTAGATAGAAGTGATAGAGTTTTAAGACCAGCTAACTATCCAGATGAAAATACACCAGGTAAAGGATATACAATAGTAAAAGATAGAAAGGGAAATAAAATAGGAGTAGTATCTATTCAAGGAAGAGTATTTATGGTACCTATTGATTGTCCTTTTAAAAAAGCTAAAGAGATAATAAAAGAGATTAGGAAAGAGACAAAATTTATAATAGTAGATTTTCATGCTGAAGCAACATCAGAAAAAATTGCTATGGGTTGGCATTTAGATGGTTATGCTTCTGTAGTATTTGGAACTCATACACATATACAGACAGCTGATGAGAGAATTTTACCAGAGGGAACAGGGTATATTACAGATGTTGGAATGACAGGTTCAGAAAATGGAGTAATAGGAATGAAAGTTCAATCTGTATTACCAAAATTTTTAAACTCTCTTCCTCAAAGATTTGAGATAGCAGAAGGAAATGAAAGACTTTGTGGATTGGATATAGAGCTAGATGAGGAAACTGGAGAGTGTAAAAAAATAGAGAGAATTAGTAAAACACTTATGGAGATATCATATTTATAA
- the prmA gene encoding 50S ribosomal protein L11 methyltransferase produces MKVVEIKVIYESDDIERATKEISDIFYGFGVTGLKIEEPMKSKNPLDFYKNEKEFLMVDHAISAYFPLNPYAEKRKMAILSTFEEKFADRDDIIYTVDFYEYDEEDYQNSWKKYLFPEKVSEKFVVKPTWREYTPEADELIIELDPGRAFGTGSHPTTSLCLKLMEENISEGDSVIDVGTGSGILMIAADRLGASEIYGTDIDELAVESAKENLELNKISEEKAKVYKGDLISVVENKKFDVVVANILADVLLILLHDISKVVKPNGKIIFSGIIEDKCELLKREVESLGFTVEEIKADKEWRAMLIKA; encoded by the coding sequence ATGAAAGTAGTAGAGATAAAAGTAATATATGAAAGTGATGATATAGAGAGAGCTACTAAAGAGATTTCAGATATATTTTATGGGTTTGGAGTAACTGGATTAAAGATAGAAGAACCAATGAAAAGTAAAAATCCGTTAGATTTTTATAAAAATGAGAAGGAATTTTTAATGGTAGACCATGCTATTTCTGCTTACTTTCCATTAAATCCTTATGCTGAAAAAAGAAAGATGGCAATATTATCTACTTTTGAAGAAAAATTTGCTGATAGAGATGATATAATCTATACAGTTGATTTTTATGAGTATGATGAAGAAGACTATCAAAATAGCTGGAAAAAATATTTATTCCCAGAAAAAGTAAGTGAAAAATTTGTAGTAAAACCTACTTGGAGAGAGTATACTCCAGAAGCTGATGAACTTATAATAGAATTAGATCCAGGAAGAGCTTTTGGTACAGGTTCACACCCTACTACTTCACTATGTTTAAAACTTATGGAAGAGAATATCTCTGAAGGAGATAGTGTAATAGATGTAGGAACAGGTTCTGGAATACTTATGATTGCAGCTGATAGACTTGGAGCTAGTGAAATATATGGAACTGATATAGATGAATTAGCAGTTGAATCAGCTAAAGAAAATCTTGAATTAAATAAAATTAGTGAAGAGAAAGCTAAAGTTTATAAAGGAGATTTAATCTCTGTTGTTGAGAATAAGAAATTTGATGTAGTTGTGGCTAATATTCTAGCTGATGTACTACTTATACTTTTACATGATATTTCAAAGGTTGTAAAACCAAATGGAAAGATTATCTTCTCTGGAATTATTGAAGATAAATGTGAGTTATTAAAAAGAGAAGTAGAGAGTTTAGGATTTACAGTAGAAGAGATAAAAGCTGATAAAGAGTGGAGAGCTATGCTTATAAAAGCATAA
- the cmk gene encoding (d)CMP kinase, which produces MKEFIVTVDGPAGSGKSTIAKIIAKKYGFTYLDTGAMYRMIALYALENSIDLQDSKAIETMLKNTKLDIVGNQFFLNGKDVSDEIRTPRVSAIVSPVSAIKEVRVKLVDLQREISKGKSVILDGRDIGTVVFPSGDVKIYLVASPEERAKRRLKEYEEKGVEADYESVLASIKERDFIDSTRKESPLKKAEDAHEIDSSTMSIDEVVEVISKYIDEKIGA; this is translated from the coding sequence ATGAAAGAGTTTATAGTTACAGTAGATGGACCTGCTGGAAGTGGAAAGAGTACAATAGCTAAAATAATTGCTAAGAAGTATGGATTTACATATCTAGATACTGGAGCTATGTATAGAATGATAGCCCTTTATGCTTTAGAGAATAGTATTGACTTACAAGATAGCAAAGCTATTGAAACTATGCTTAAAAATACAAAGTTAGATATTGTAGGAAATCAATTTTTTCTAAATGGAAAAGATGTTTCTGATGAGATAAGAACTCCTAGAGTAAGTGCAATAGTATCTCCAGTGTCTGCAATAAAAGAGGTAAGAGTAAAACTTGTAGATTTACAAAGAGAAATAAGCAAAGGAAAGAGTGTTATCTTAGATGGTAGAGATATAGGTACAGTAGTATTTCCAAGTGGAGATGTAAAGATATATTTAGTAGCTTCTCCAGAGGAAAGAGCCAAAAGAAGACTTAAGGAGTATGAAGAAAAAGGAGTAGAGGCTGATTATGAATCAGTATTAGCATCTATTAAAGAGAGAGATTTTATAGACTCTACTAGAAAGGAAAGTCCTCTAAAAAAAGCTGAAGATGCTCATGAGATAGATAGTAGTACTATGAGTATTGATGAGGTAGTAGAGGTTATTTCTAAATATATAGATGAAAAAATAGGAGCTTAA
- a CDS encoding 3-deoxy-D-manno-octulosonic acid transferase, whose translation MFYQIIRRILQPFILILMMIGGKKGEFLKKRLKQDFSSLKKEEYIWVHCSSVGEINLSETLIKKLLDNRKERILLTMFTDTGIGVARDKFVKNERVDIFYFPLDDRKNILDILKRIKLNLLILVETEIWPNLITEIGRKSKVIIVNGRISDRSFRRYQKLSSYLKKIFLYVDRFYMQSDEDSRRIIEIGAEKSRVETLGNLKFDISFQEYSEDEKRELRELFSVEGRKVFTAGSSRSGEYEILLDTFKEMEDTVLILVPRHIERTPQIEEIVKKYGFTYKKYSEIEQKSLGKTDIVIVDKIGVLRKIYSITDIAFVGGTLVNIGGHSLLEPLFYGKTPIFGPYLQNVKEISKEILELNLGYKVKDTTEFLQAIKNIEKNQEKSYEKIRELFKKNSRTADKIIEKLNKL comes from the coding sequence ATGTTTTATCAAATAATTAGAAGGATATTACAACCTTTTATTCTAATTTTAATGATGATAGGTGGAAAAAAGGGAGAGTTCTTAAAAAAAAGATTGAAACAAGATTTTTCTTCACTAAAAAAAGAAGAGTATATATGGGTACACTGTTCATCAGTAGGAGAGATAAATCTTTCTGAAACTCTAATAAAAAAACTTTTAGATAATAGAAAAGAGAGAATACTTCTGACTATGTTTACTGACACTGGAATAGGAGTAGCCAGAGATAAATTTGTAAAAAATGAGAGAGTAGATATTTTTTATTTTCCATTAGATGATAGAAAAAATATTTTAGATATTTTAAAGAGAATAAAGTTAAATCTATTGATTTTAGTGGAAACAGAGATTTGGCCAAATTTAATAACAGAGATTGGCAGAAAATCTAAAGTTATTATAGTAAATGGAAGAATTTCTGATAGGAGCTTTAGGAGGTATCAAAAACTATCTAGTTATTTAAAAAAAATATTTTTGTATGTAGATAGATTTTATATGCAAAGTGATGAAGATAGTAGAAGAATAATAGAGATAGGTGCTGAAAAAAGTAGAGTAGAAACTCTTGGAAATTTAAAGTTTGATATCTCATTTCAAGAGTATAGTGAAGATGAGAAAAGAGAGTTAAGAGAGCTTTTTAGTGTAGAGGGAAGGAAGGTATTTACTGCTGGAAGCAGTAGAAGTGGAGAGTATGAAATTTTACTAGATACCTTTAAAGAGATGGAAGATACAGTTTTGATCTTGGTTCCTAGACATATAGAGAGAACTCCACAGATAGAGGAGATTGTAAAAAAATATGGTTTTACCTACAAAAAGTATAGTGAGATTGAGCAAAAATCTTTAGGTAAAACTGATATAGTTATTGTGGATAAAATAGGGGTATTGAGAAAGATATATTCTATTACAGATATAGCTTTTGTAGGAGGAACTTTAGTAAATATAGGGGGACATAGTTTACTTGAACCACTATTTTATGGAAAGACTCCAATTTTTGGACCATATCTACAAAATGTAAAGGAGATATCTAAGGAGATATTGGAACTAAATTTAGGCTATAAGGTAAAGGATACTACTGAGTTTTTACAAGCTATTAAAAATATAGAGAAGAATCAAGAAAAATCTTATGAGAAGATAAGGGAGCTTTTTAAGAAAAATAGCAGGACAGCTGATAAGATTATAGAGAAGTTAAACAAATTGTAA
- the trmB gene encoding tRNA (guanosine(46)-N7)-methyltransferase TrmB has protein sequence MEDLRENLWSHFFKSPRKNYNPYMFRLLDYPEYIIYDKKIMDSYKGKWHEFFGNDNPIYLEIGSGSGNFAQGMAKRYPERNHMGLELRFKRLVLSANKVKRDGSTNALFLRRRGEEILEFVAENEVDGIYVNFPDPWEENEKNRVVQESFFKTLDVILKKGGMFYFKTDHDKYYQDVIDLVESLDGYRVVYHTADLHKSEKAADNIKTEFEQLFLCKHNKNINYIEIEKIK, from the coding sequence ATGGAAGATTTAAGAGAAAATCTATGGAGTCACTTCTTTAAAAGTCCAAGAAAAAACTATAATCCATATATGTTTAGACTTTTGGACTATCCAGAGTACATTATCTATGATAAAAAGATAATGGATTCATACAAAGGAAAGTGGCATGAGTTTTTTGGAAATGATAATCCAATATATTTAGAAATAGGTTCTGGTAGTGGAAACTTTGCTCAAGGTATGGCAAAGAGATATCCTGAGAGAAATCATATGGGACTTGAATTGAGATTTAAAAGACTTGTACTATCAGCTAATAAGGTAAAAAGAGATGGATCAACTAATGCACTTTTCTTGAGAAGAAGAGGAGAAGAGATACTTGAGTTTGTAGCTGAAAATGAAGTTGATGGTATATATGTAAACTTCCCAGATCCTTGGGAAGAGAATGAAAAAAATAGAGTTGTACAGGAGAGTTTTTTCAAAACTTTAGATGTGATACTTAAAAAAGGTGGAATGTTTTACTTTAAAACTGACCACGATAAATATTATCAAGATGTAATTGATTTAGTAGAGAGCTTAGATGGATATAGAGTAGTGTATCATACTGCAGACTTACATAAGAGTGAAAAGGCAGCAGACAATATAAAGACAGAGTTTGAACAACTATTTTTATGTAAACATAACAAAAATATTAACTATATTGAAATTGAAAAAATAAAGTAG
- a CDS encoding adenylosuccinate synthase, with protein MAGYVVVGTQWGDEGKGKIIDVLADRADYVVRFQGGNNAGHTVVVNGEKFILKLLPSGVLHGGTCIIGPGVVVDPKVLLDELASLETRGARTDHVLISDRAHVIMPYHVKLDELKEANAGEMKIGTTKKGIGPCYADKIWRDGIRMVDLLDMDKFAKKLKYNLEAKNEIITKIYGAEPLDYDKILADYTEYANKIRHRIIDTIPVVNKALDEDKLVLFEGAQALMLDINYGTYPFVTSSSPTTGGVTTGAGVSPRKIDKGIGVMKAYTTRVGEGPFVTELHGEFGEKVRQLGGEYGAVTGRPRRCGWLDLVVGKYATMINGLTDIVITKIDVLSGLGTLKICTAYEVDGEIYEFMPADTEMLYRAKPVYEELPGWDEDITQVKCYDDLPENCKKYLKRIEEIVGCPISVVSVGPDRSQNIHIREI; from the coding sequence ATGGCTGGATATGTAGTAGTAGGAACTCAATGGGGTGACGAAGGAAAGGGAAAAATTATAGATGTATTAGCAGATAGAGCTGATTACGTTGTAAGATTCCAAGGTGGAAACAATGCAGGACACACTGTAGTAGTAAATGGAGAGAAATTTATATTAAAACTTTTACCTTCAGGAGTATTACATGGTGGAACTTGTATAATAGGACCAGGAGTTGTAGTAGATCCAAAAGTATTATTAGATGAGTTAGCATCATTAGAGACTAGAGGAGCTAGAACAGACCATGTTTTAATAAGTGATAGAGCACATGTTATTATGCCTTATCATGTAAAATTAGATGAATTAAAAGAAGCAAATGCTGGAGAGATGAAAATAGGAACTACTAAAAAGGGAATAGGACCATGTTATGCTGATAAAATCTGGAGAGATGGAATCAGAATGGTAGACCTATTAGATATGGATAAATTTGCTAAAAAATTAAAATATAATTTAGAAGCCAAAAATGAAATAATAACAAAAATCTATGGAGCTGAACCATTAGACTATGATAAGATACTAGCTGATTATACTGAATATGCAAATAAAATAAGACATAGAATAATTGATACTATCCCTGTAGTAAATAAAGCTCTTGATGAAGATAAGTTAGTTTTATTTGAGGGAGCACAAGCACTAATGCTAGATATTAACTATGGAACATATCCATTTGTAACTTCATCTTCACCAACTACAGGAGGAGTTACTACAGGAGCTGGAGTATCACCTAGAAAGATAGACAAAGGAATTGGAGTTATGAAAGCTTATACTACAAGAGTTGGAGAAGGTCCTTTTGTAACTGAATTACATGGAGAATTTGGAGAGAAAGTAAGACAACTTGGTGGAGAGTATGGTGCTGTAACTGGTAGACCAAGAAGATGTGGTTGGTTAGACTTAGTAGTAGGAAAATACGCTACAATGATAAATGGTCTTACAGATATAGTTATTACTAAGATAGATGTATTAAGTGGATTAGGAACTTTAAAAATTTGTACTGCTTATGAAGTAGATGGAGAGATTTATGAATTTATGCCAGCAGATACTGAAATGTTATATAGAGCAAAACCTGTATATGAAGAGTTACCTGGATGGGATGAAGATATAACTCAAGTAAAATGTTATGATGATTTACCAGAAAATTGTAAGAAGTATTTAAAGAGAATTGAAGAGATTGTTGGATGCCCAATATCTGTTGTATCAGTTGGACCAGATAGAAGCCAAAATATTCATATTAGAGAGATCTAA
- a CDS encoding transposase — protein sequence YKKDTRFFFDVAKNDLNNNVSAIKYIGRYLSRAPIAEYKILDFSDNKVTFYYEDLSNNKEKVEVTMEVEEFLSKLIIHIPPKNFKMIRRFGIYSRNIKKELKFIISKIKKYKLQYTKTTFYQLEIWKTFGINPFYCFNCKIKMKVRRISYFNISKGSICWKEYCW from the coding sequence TATAAAAAAGATACAAGATTTTTCTTTGACGTTGCTAAAAATGATTTAAATAATAATGTTTCGGCTATCAAATATATTGGGAGATATTTATCTCGCGCTCCTATCGCTGAATATAAAATACTAGATTTTTCTGACAATAAAGTTACCTTCTATTATGAAGATCTTTCTAATAATAAAGAAAAAGTTGAAGTTACTATGGAAGTAGAAGAATTTCTTTCTAAATTAATTATTCATATTCCTCCTAAAAATTTTAAAATGATTAGGAGATTTGGTATTTATTCTAGAAATATAAAAAAAGAACTTAAATTTATTATCTCTAAAATAAAAAAATATAAATTACAATATACTAAAACTACATTTTATCAACTAGAAATCTGGAAAACATTTGGAATAAATCCTTTCTATTGTTTTAATTGTAAAATTAAAATGAAAGTAAGAAGAATTTCATATTTTAATATATCAAAAGGCTCCATTTGTTGGAAAGAATATTGTTGGTAG